In Pleurocapsa sp. PCC 7319, the following are encoded in one genomic region:
- the rplT gene encoding 50S ribosomal protein L20, which produces MSRVKRGNVARKRRKKILKLAKGFRGSHSKLFRIANQQVMKALRNAYRDRRKRKRDFRRLWITRINAAARMHGLSYSKFTHQLKKAEVGLNRKMLAQLAMVDPQAFEKVVEVAKSAK; this is translated from the coding sequence ATGAGTAGAGTCAAACGGGGTAATGTTGCCCGCAAACGCCGCAAGAAAATCCTTAAACTAGCTAAAGGTTTTCGTGGTTCTCATTCCAAACTATTTCGTATTGCTAACCAGCAAGTAATGAAGGCATTACGCAATGCCTATCGCGATCGCCGTAAGCGCAAACGTGATTTTCGTCGCCTGTGGATTACTCGTATCAACGCAGCTGCTAGAATGCACGGTTTGAGCTACAGCAAATTCACTCACCAGCTTAAAAAAGCAGAAGTGGGTCTAAACCGCAAGATGTTAGCACAGTTGGCAATGGTAGATCCTCAAGCCTTTGAGAAAGTTGTTGAAGTAGCTAAATCAGCAAAGTAA